One Phocoena sinus isolate mPhoSin1 chromosome 13, mPhoSin1.pri, whole genome shotgun sequence DNA segment encodes these proteins:
- the ST3GAL5 gene encoding lactosylceramide alpha-2,3-sialyltransferase isoform X4 — translation MTYPEGAPLSDLEYYSNDLFVAVLFKSVDFNWLQAMVKNETLPFWVRLFFWKQVVEKIPLQPKQFRILNPVIIKETAFDILQYSEPQSRFWGRDKNVPTIGVIAVVLATHLCDEVSLAGFGYDLSQPRTPLHYFDNLCMAAMNFQTMHNVTTETRFLLKLVREGVVRDLSGGIHCEF, via the exons ATGACTTATCCAGAGGGTGCACCACTGTCTGACCTTGAATATTATTCCAATGACTTGtttgttgctgttttatttaaGAGTGTTGACTTCAACTGGCTTCAGGCGATGGTCAAAAACGAAACCCTG cCGTTTTGGGTGCGACTCTTCTTTTGGAAGCAGGTGGTGGAAAAGATCCCACTGCAGCCAAAACAGTTCAGGATTTTGAATCCGGTTATTATCAAAGAGACTGCCTTTGACATCCTTCAATACTCAGAGCCTCAGTCAAGGTTCTGGGGCCGAGATAAG aaCGTCCCCACGATTGGTGTCATTGCCGTCGTCTTAGCCACGCATCTGTGCGATGAAGTCAGTTTGGCAGGCTTTGGCTATGACCTCAGCCAACCCAGAACACCTTTGCACTACTTTGACAATCTCTGTATGGCTGCCATGAACTTTCAGACCATGCACAATGTGACCACAGAGACCAGGTTCCTCCTGAAGCTGGTCAGAGAGGGTGTGGTGAGGGATCTCAGCGGAGGCATCCATTGTGAATTTTGA